In Amycolatopsis coloradensis, one genomic interval encodes:
- a CDS encoding MlaE family ABC transporter permease, with the protein MVTTTPTRATRVREAVDRRFGFLDTLGDQILFFLKALAWVPRAVRRYLREITRLLAEVSFGSGALAVIGGTIGVMIGMTVFTGTVVGLQGYSALNQVGTSAFAGFVSAYFNTREIAPLVAGLALSATVGCGFTAQLGAMRISEEIDALEVMGIPSVPYLVTTRIIAGFLAVIPLYAIGLLTSYLASRQITVWFYGQSAGTYDHYFLLFLPPGDVLWSFGKVLVFSVVIVLAHCYYGFRASGGPAGVGVAVGRGVRTAIVAVSVLDFFLSLAIWGATTTVQVAG; encoded by the coding sequence ATGGTCACGACGACACCCACCCGCGCGACGCGGGTCCGCGAGGCGGTCGATCGCCGGTTCGGGTTCCTGGACACGCTCGGCGACCAGATCCTCTTTTTCCTCAAGGCACTCGCCTGGGTGCCACGCGCGGTGCGCCGCTACCTCCGCGAGATCACCCGCCTGCTGGCCGAAGTCAGCTTCGGCAGCGGCGCGCTCGCGGTCATCGGCGGCACGATCGGCGTGATGATCGGGATGACCGTGTTCACCGGCACGGTCGTCGGGCTCCAGGGGTACTCGGCGCTCAACCAGGTCGGCACGTCGGCGTTCGCCGGGTTCGTCTCCGCGTACTTCAACACCCGCGAGATCGCGCCGCTCGTGGCCGGGCTGGCGTTGTCGGCCACCGTCGGCTGCGGTTTCACCGCGCAACTGGGCGCCATGCGGATCTCCGAGGAGATCGACGCGCTGGAAGTGATGGGCATCCCCAGCGTTCCGTACCTGGTGACCACCCGGATCATCGCGGGTTTCCTCGCGGTCATCCCGTTGTACGCGATCGGCCTGCTGACCTCGTATCTCGCGTCACGCCAGATCACCGTCTGGTTCTACGGCCAGTCCGCGGGCACCTACGACCACTACTTCCTGCTGTTCCTGCCGCCGGGCGACGTGCTCTGGTCCTTCGGCAAGGTGCTGGTGTTCAGCGTCGTGATCGTGCTCGCCCACTGCTACTACGGCTTCCGCGCGAGCGGAGGGCCGGCGGGCGTCGGCGTCGCCGTCGGCCGCGGCGTGCGGACGGCGATCGTGGCGGTCAGCGTGCTGGACTTCTTCCTCAGCCTCGCGATCTGGGGCGCGACCACGACGGTGCAGGTGGCCGGATGA
- a CDS encoding MCE family protein, with product MAAKRKIAALAACCAALTACSSDFKGVYDLPLPGGADIGDHPYRVTVQFADVLDLVPQAAVKVGDVPVGRVETIKLGEDGWTAETVLAVNGDVHLPANAIARLRQSSLLGEKFIELAPSAAKAEGRLGEGAVIPVANTNRNPEFEEIFGALSLLLNGGGIGQLQTINRELSKVMDGNEEEIRSFLSTVEQLVSNLDTHRSDITSALDGLNQLSTTLANRKQQVEGALTDLTPGLQSLSEQRTQLVSMLQSLDRLSDVGVDVIKKSRADLVADLTALAPILKRLADAGESLPKSLEILPTFPFTDAVRDGIKGDYLNVYASVIPAPGVELPPPGEGVPPGLPTLPLPSSGGS from the coding sequence ATGGCCGCGAAACGGAAGATCGCCGCGCTCGCCGCGTGCTGTGCCGCGCTCACCGCCTGTTCCTCGGATTTCAAGGGCGTCTACGACCTGCCGCTCCCCGGCGGCGCGGACATCGGCGACCATCCGTACCGGGTGACCGTGCAGTTCGCCGACGTCCTCGACCTGGTCCCCCAGGCCGCGGTGAAGGTCGGCGACGTCCCGGTCGGCCGGGTCGAGACGATCAAGCTCGGCGAAGACGGCTGGACGGCCGAGACCGTCCTGGCGGTCAACGGCGACGTCCACCTGCCCGCCAACGCCATCGCGCGGCTGCGCCAGTCCAGCCTGCTCGGCGAGAAGTTCATCGAACTGGCCCCGAGCGCGGCGAAGGCCGAGGGCAGGCTGGGCGAGGGCGCGGTGATCCCGGTCGCGAACACGAACCGCAACCCGGAGTTCGAGGAGATCTTCGGCGCGCTGTCGCTGCTGCTCAACGGCGGCGGGATCGGCCAGTTGCAGACCATCAACCGGGAACTGTCGAAGGTGATGGACGGCAACGAGGAGGAGATCCGCTCGTTCCTGTCCACTGTGGAGCAGCTGGTGTCCAACCTGGACACGCATCGCTCCGACATCACCTCCGCGCTCGACGGGCTCAACCAGCTCTCGACGACACTGGCGAACCGGAAGCAGCAGGTCGAGGGCGCGCTCACCGATCTCACCCCCGGCCTCCAGAGCCTTTCCGAGCAGCGCACCCAACTCGTGTCGATGTTGCAGTCGCTGGACCGGCTCTCCGACGTCGGTGTCGACGTGATCAAGAAGAGCCGGGCCGATCTCGTCGCCGACCTCACCGCGCTCGCGCCGATCCTCAAGCGGCTGGCCGACGCCGGCGAGAGCCTGCCCAAGTCACTGGAGATCCTGCCGACGTTCCCGTTCACCGACGCCGTCCGCGACGGCATCAAGGGCGATTACCTGAACGTGTACGCCTCGGTGATCCCCGCGCCGGGTGTCGAACTCCCGCCCCCTGGCGAAGGGGTTCCGCCGGGGCTCCCGACCTTGCCGCTGCCGTCCTCCGGAGGTAGCTGA
- a CDS encoding MCE family protein, producing MSRRGLRKAGVRTAGVLFLVVMSALVLLSIKIYRKDFVESVPVTLQADRVGNQLRTGGQVKARGVVVGEIRDVRATPGGAEIDLAMEPGKVSKLPKNVSALLVPKTLFGERYVQLSIPDGSTAGPLASGDVISQDRSANAIELERVFDNLLPLLKAVQPQKLATTLTTVATALEGRGDQIGDTLATAAAYLKDFNPNLPKLNDNIRDLAEVSKLYGDIAPDLLDALSASAVTLDTVEEKRAELASVYQQVTSSSQQVTTFLANNRANIIALAADSRAPLEVAAKYSPSFACTLDALAKLKPQMDKVLGAGTDEPGLHAEITVSQPRAKYVPGKDDPVYDATGEPRCYPSNGLMSQGIEAIDTVPALGAQGDLGLANSPQERELISTLVAPSIGVPANQVPAWGSVLVGPLYRGTEVTLR from the coding sequence ATGAGCCGGCGCGGGCTGCGCAAAGCCGGGGTCAGGACGGCCGGGGTGCTGTTCCTCGTGGTGATGTCCGCCCTCGTGCTGCTGTCGATCAAGATCTACCGGAAGGATTTCGTCGAATCCGTGCCGGTGACGCTGCAGGCGGACCGCGTCGGCAACCAGTTGCGCACGGGCGGGCAGGTCAAGGCCCGCGGCGTGGTGGTCGGCGAGATCCGCGACGTCCGCGCGACGCCGGGCGGCGCGGAGATCGACCTGGCCATGGAACCCGGCAAGGTCTCGAAACTGCCCAAGAACGTGTCCGCGCTGCTCGTGCCGAAGACGCTGTTCGGTGAGCGGTACGTGCAACTGTCCATTCCGGACGGTTCGACCGCGGGACCGCTCGCCTCCGGCGACGTGATCAGTCAGGACCGTTCGGCCAACGCGATCGAACTGGAGCGGGTCTTCGACAACCTGCTGCCCCTGCTCAAGGCGGTCCAGCCGCAGAAGCTCGCGACCACGCTGACCACCGTCGCCACCGCGCTGGAAGGCCGCGGCGACCAGATCGGCGACACGCTCGCCACCGCGGCCGCCTACCTGAAGGACTTCAACCCGAACCTGCCGAAGCTGAACGACAACATCCGTGACCTCGCGGAAGTTTCCAAGCTGTACGGTGACATCGCGCCGGATCTGCTCGACGCCCTGAGCGCCTCGGCCGTCACGCTCGACACGGTCGAGGAGAAACGTGCCGAACTGGCGTCGGTGTACCAGCAGGTGACGTCGTCCTCCCAGCAGGTCACGACGTTCCTCGCCAACAACCGCGCCAACATCATCGCGCTCGCCGCCGACAGCCGCGCACCACTGGAGGTCGCCGCGAAGTACTCGCCCAGTTTCGCCTGCACGCTGGACGCGCTCGCCAAACTGAAGCCGCAGATGGACAAGGTGCTGGGCGCCGGCACCGACGAACCCGGCCTGCACGCGGAGATCACCGTCAGCCAGCCCCGGGCCAAATACGTTCCCGGCAAGGACGATCCGGTCTACGACGCCACCGGTGAACCGCGCTGCTACCCGTCGAACGGCCTGATGAGCCAAGGGATCGAAGCGATCGACACCGTTCCGGCGCTCGGCGCGCAGGGCGACCTCGGCCTGGCGAACTCGCCGCAGGAACGGGAACTGATCTCCACGCTGGTCGCCCCCTCGATCGGCGTCCCGGCCAATCAGGTCCCCGCCTGGGGCAGCGTGCTCGTCGGCCCGCTCTACCGGGGCACGGAGGTGACCCTGCGATGA
- a CDS encoding MlaD family protein, giving the protein MRNFVSPLIKGLIFVVVTTLATVLLAVSITNTGLGDTKTYSAKFLDATSLNVGDDVRISGVRVGQIEELEIADHSLARVRFSLDSQRRLPADVTAVIKYRNMVGQRYIALERGKGTRELLEPGAEIPLERTTPALDLTELFNGFKPLFQALSPKDVNQLSGEIVQVLQGEGGTVESLLAHTGSLTTTLAGRDKVIGDVITNLDTVLKSINGKGDALSTLVSTLKELVVGLAGDRTEIGEAVSGLADLTTATAGLLEQGRKPLKDSIEGLGLLAGQLTTETGKAEVDRFLTVLPGKLNDLGRIGSYGSWMNFYLCSAVLQTKPPRGVPATAERCTS; this is encoded by the coding sequence ATGAGGAACTTCGTGAGCCCGCTGATCAAGGGGCTGATCTTCGTCGTCGTCACGACGCTGGCCACGGTGCTGCTGGCGGTGTCCATCACGAACACCGGCCTCGGCGACACCAAGACCTACAGCGCCAAGTTCCTCGACGCCACCTCGCTCAACGTCGGCGACGACGTCCGGATCTCCGGGGTCCGGGTCGGCCAGATCGAGGAACTCGAGATCGCCGACCACAGCCTGGCCCGCGTCCGGTTCTCCCTCGACTCCCAGCGCAGGCTGCCCGCCGACGTGACAGCGGTGATCAAGTACCGCAACATGGTCGGCCAGCGCTACATCGCGCTCGAACGCGGCAAGGGCACGCGCGAGCTCCTGGAGCCCGGCGCGGAGATCCCGCTGGAGCGCACGACGCCCGCGCTGGATCTCACGGAGCTGTTCAACGGCTTCAAACCGCTGTTCCAGGCGTTGTCGCCCAAGGACGTCAACCAGCTCTCCGGCGAGATCGTCCAGGTGCTGCAGGGTGAAGGCGGCACGGTGGAAAGCCTGCTCGCGCACACCGGTTCGCTGACCACCACGCTCGCCGGCCGCGACAAGGTGATCGGCGACGTGATCACGAACCTGGACACGGTGCTGAAGAGCATCAACGGCAAGGGCGACGCACTGTCCACTTTGGTCTCCACGCTGAAGGAGCTGGTGGTGGGGCTCGCCGGTGACCGCACCGAGATCGGGGAGGCCGTCTCCGGGCTGGCGGATCTCACCACCGCCACGGCCGGCCTGCTCGAACAGGGCAGGAAGCCGCTCAAGGACAGCATCGAAGGGCTGGGCCTGCTCGCCGGTCAGCTGACGACGGAGACCGGCAAGGCCGAGGTCGACCGCTTCCTCACCGTTCTCCCGGGGAAGCTGAACGACCTGGGGCGGATCGGCTCCTACGGATCCTGGATGAACTTCTACCTGTGCTCGGCCGTCCTGCAGACCAAGCCTCCGCGCGGGGTCCCGGCGACGGCGGAGAGGTGCACGTCGTGA
- a CDS encoding MCE family protein — MISRFVTLALVLALAVVGGLWWIFSGTGLDRVTVYFSRAVGVYSGSDVRVLGVRVGQVESVDPEGERVKVVLTVDGSAPIAADTNVLVVAPSVVADRYVQFTKLTRAGNRLGDGAVIPVERTGTPVELDQLYSSLDTLAKALGPNGANADGALSELLRTGAKNLQGNGKPFNESVRNFADLARTLSGNSQNLFATVDELQRFTSMLATNDRNVSEVNKQLASVTGTLARNKDELARALNGLGGALAEIQQFIKDNRALIKSNVDKLTVTTGTLVDKRAALAETLDTIPLAVTNVLEAVDPKTGKLQSRGNMLEYLPLPLPVTGDTYTGGR; from the coding sequence GTGATCAGCAGATTCGTCACCCTCGCGCTCGTGCTCGCGCTGGCCGTCGTCGGCGGGCTCTGGTGGATCTTCTCCGGCACCGGGCTCGACCGCGTCACCGTGTACTTCTCGCGCGCCGTCGGCGTCTACAGCGGATCGGACGTGCGGGTGCTCGGCGTCCGCGTCGGCCAGGTCGAATCGGTGGACCCGGAAGGGGAACGGGTGAAGGTCGTCCTGACCGTCGACGGGTCGGCCCCGATCGCCGCCGACACGAACGTCCTGGTCGTGGCGCCGAGCGTGGTGGCCGACCGCTACGTCCAGTTCACCAAGCTCACCCGCGCCGGGAACCGGCTGGGCGACGGCGCGGTGATCCCGGTCGAGCGCACCGGAACGCCGGTGGAACTCGACCAGCTCTACTCCAGCCTCGACACCCTCGCCAAGGCCCTCGGCCCCAACGGCGCGAACGCCGACGGCGCGCTTTCGGAACTCCTGCGCACCGGCGCGAAGAACCTCCAGGGCAACGGCAAGCCGTTCAACGAGTCGGTGCGCAACTTCGCCGACCTCGCCAGGACCCTCTCCGGGAACTCGCAGAACCTGTTCGCCACCGTCGACGAACTGCAGCGGTTCACCTCGATGCTGGCCACCAACGACCGGAACGTCAGCGAGGTCAACAAGCAGCTCGCCTCGGTGACCGGCACGCTCGCGCGGAACAAGGACGAGCTCGCCCGCGCGCTCAACGGTCTCGGCGGCGCGCTGGCGGAGATCCAGCAGTTCATCAAGGACAACCGCGCGCTGATCAAGTCCAATGTGGACAAGCTCACGGTGACAACCGGGACACTGGTCGACAAGCGCGCCGCGCTGGCCGAAACCCTCGACACGATCCCGCTTGCGGTGACGAACGTCCTCGAAGCCGTCGACCCGAAGACCGGCAAGCTGCAGAGCCGCGGCAACATGCTCGAATACCTCCCGCTCCCGCTGCCGGTCACCGGCGACACCTACACCGGGGGGCGCTGA
- a CDS encoding MlaD family protein, translating into MLTTRVRIQVIAFVILALATTAFVGASYAGLGRLFGAGGYTVKLSLTDGGGLFTNGEVTYRGVAVGRVGELRLTDGGMEADLVIDDDAPPIPANSRAVVANRSAVGEQFVDLQPRTGDGPYLAEGSVIPREATAVPLPVQHLLTDLDSLTASVPTEDLRTVVDELDNALRGSGANLQVLLDSTTDFTKQAANHLPQTEKLITDGSTVLKTQVDSSQAWRQFSGNAKQFAEQLSRSDGDLRRLIATAPDAATQLSGLLRDNEPGLPILLANLLTTSHVFSARTDGLRQLLINTPKAVSAVDAAVDEQSGKIGLVLTFFDPIPCTKGYGDTKVRSSAELSALPFNTGAACTLEKGNASSVRGSQNAPKGGVPPAAIPGGFGADGQPTSTSLEEMLWLRN; encoded by the coding sequence ATGCTCACCACCCGTGTCCGGATCCAGGTGATCGCGTTCGTCATCCTCGCGCTGGCGACGACGGCGTTCGTCGGGGCCAGCTACGCGGGCCTCGGCCGGCTCTTCGGGGCGGGCGGGTACACCGTGAAGCTTTCGCTGACCGACGGCGGGGGCCTGTTCACCAACGGCGAGGTGACCTATCGAGGCGTCGCCGTCGGCCGGGTCGGCGAACTGCGGCTCACCGACGGTGGCATGGAAGCGGATCTGGTGATCGACGACGACGCGCCCCCGATCCCCGCGAACTCGCGAGCGGTCGTGGCGAACCGGTCCGCGGTGGGCGAGCAGTTCGTCGACCTCCAGCCGCGGACCGGCGACGGGCCGTACCTCGCCGAAGGTTCGGTCATCCCGCGTGAGGCGACGGCCGTTCCACTGCCGGTGCAGCATCTGCTGACCGACCTCGACTCGCTGACCGCGTCCGTGCCGACCGAGGACCTGCGAACCGTGGTCGACGAACTCGACAACGCCCTGCGCGGTTCCGGCGCGAACCTGCAGGTGCTGCTGGACTCGACCACCGACTTCACCAAACAGGCCGCGAACCACCTGCCGCAGACGGAGAAGCTGATCACCGACGGCTCGACCGTGCTGAAGACGCAGGTCGACTCGTCGCAGGCGTGGCGGCAGTTCAGCGGCAACGCCAAGCAGTTCGCCGAGCAACTGTCCCGTTCGGACGGTGACCTGCGGCGGCTGATCGCGACGGCGCCCGACGCGGCGACCCAGCTCTCCGGGCTGCTCCGGGACAACGAACCGGGCCTGCCGATCCTGCTGGCGAACCTGCTCACCACCTCGCACGTGTTCTCCGCCCGCACCGACGGCCTCCGGCAGCTCCTGATCAACACCCCGAAGGCGGTGTCCGCGGTCGACGCCGCCGTCGACGAGCAGTCCGGGAAGATCGGGCTGGTCCTGACGTTCTTCGACCCGATTCCGTGCACCAAGGGCTACGGGGACACGAAGGTCCGCAGCAGCGCGGAACTCTCGGCGCTGCCGTTCAACACCGGTGCCGCGTGCACGCTCGAAAAGGGCAACGCGAGTTCGGTCCGAGGCTCGCAGAACGCGCCGAAGGGCGGCGTCCCGCCGGCCGCGATCCCCGGCGGCTTCGGCGCCGACGGCCAGCCGACGTCCACCAGCCTCGAGGAGATGTTGTGGCTGCGCAACTGA
- a CDS encoding ABC transporter permease: MGVRTNAPSFPGAGAIRETGRLYSLGLDVVRLTFRRPFQTRELIQQFWFIASVSILPTALVAIPFGAVIALHIGSLTAQIGAQSFTGAASVLAIIQQASPIVTALLIAGAGGSAMCADLGSRTIREEIDAMEVLGVSPIQRLIVPRVLAAMGVAAFLNGMVSVVGVLGGYFFNVIMQNGTPGAYLASFSALAQLPDLWISEIKAVIFGFVAAIVASYRGLNPKGGPKGVGDAVNQSVVITFLLLFLLNLVLTTLYLQLVPAKGS, from the coding sequence GTGGGCGTCCGGACTAACGCACCCTCATTCCCCGGCGCGGGTGCGATCCGGGAGACCGGCAGGCTCTACTCACTCGGCCTCGACGTCGTCCGCCTGACCTTCCGGCGGCCGTTCCAGACACGCGAGCTGATCCAGCAGTTCTGGTTCATCGCGAGTGTGTCGATCCTGCCGACGGCGCTGGTCGCGATCCCGTTCGGCGCGGTGATCGCGCTGCACATCGGTTCGCTGACCGCGCAGATCGGCGCGCAGTCCTTCACCGGCGCGGCCAGTGTGCTGGCGATCATCCAGCAGGCCAGCCCGATCGTGACCGCGTTGCTGATCGCGGGCGCCGGCGGCTCGGCGATGTGCGCGGACCTCGGATCCCGCACGATCCGCGAGGAGATCGACGCGATGGAGGTGCTCGGGGTCTCCCCCATCCAGCGCCTGATCGTGCCGCGGGTGCTCGCCGCGATGGGGGTCGCCGCATTCCTCAACGGAATGGTCAGCGTGGTCGGCGTCCTCGGCGGCTATTTTTTCAACGTCATCATGCAGAACGGGACACCGGGTGCGTATCTGGCCAGTTTCTCCGCTCTCGCGCAGCTTCCGGACCTCTGGATCAGCGAGATCAAGGCGGTCATCTTCGGTTTCGTCGCGGCGATCGTCGCGTCTTATCGCGGGCTCAATCCGAAAGGCGGCCCGAAAGGCGTCGGTGACGCGGTGAACCAATCCGTGGTCATCACGTTCCTGCTCCTGTTCCTGTTGAACCTCGTGCTGACGACGCTTTACCTGCAGCTCGTCCCGGCGAAGGGCAGCTGA
- a CDS encoding MCE family protein, with amino-acid sequence MKPFKERNPIVIGLVGSAVAAALLTATLNYENLPIIGSGTTYLAEFSEAAGLQADDEVRIAGIKVGEVSDVRLAEDHVVVSFRVKDAWIGDRTAAEIKIKTLLGRKFLALRPTGESVQNPKQVIPRTRTVTPYDVTEAFNGLADTAGAIDTDQLAESFTTLSDTFKNSPAHIKKALEGLTSLSKTVSSRDNELASLLSNAHGLTTTLANSNDDFAKLLSDGNLLLTELDNRRQAIHDLLTGSQDLAVQLSGLVKDNKDQLGGALSQLGEVTDILQRQNDNLAKSLELAAPYFRVVNNSLGNGRWVDGYLCGLIPENRDPCTPPIPGGGR; translated from the coding sequence GTGAAACCCTTCAAGGAGCGGAACCCGATCGTCATCGGTCTCGTCGGCAGCGCCGTCGCGGCCGCGCTGCTGACCGCGACGCTCAACTACGAGAACCTCCCGATCATCGGCTCCGGAACCACCTATCTGGCCGAATTCTCCGAAGCCGCCGGGTTGCAGGCGGACGACGAAGTCCGGATCGCCGGGATCAAGGTCGGCGAGGTGAGCGACGTCCGGCTCGCCGAAGATCACGTCGTGGTCAGCTTCCGGGTCAAGGACGCCTGGATCGGCGACAGGACCGCCGCCGAGATCAAGATCAAGACCCTGCTGGGCAGGAAGTTCCTCGCCCTGCGCCCGACCGGCGAGTCGGTGCAGAACCCGAAGCAGGTCATCCCGCGCACCAGGACCGTGACACCGTACGACGTCACCGAGGCGTTCAACGGGCTGGCCGACACCGCGGGCGCCATCGACACCGATCAGCTCGCGGAGAGCTTCACGACACTCAGCGACACGTTCAAGAACTCGCCCGCGCACATCAAGAAGGCGCTCGAAGGGCTGACCTCGCTGTCGAAGACCGTGTCCTCCAGGGACAACGAGCTCGCCAGCCTGCTGTCCAACGCGCACGGCCTCACCACCACGCTCGCGAACTCGAACGACGACTTCGCCAAACTCCTTTCGGACGGCAACCTGCTGCTGACCGAACTGGACAACCGGCGGCAGGCGATCCACGACCTGCTGACCGGTTCGCAGGACCTCGCCGTCCAGCTTTCGGGACTGGTGAAGGACAACAAGGACCAGCTCGGCGGAGCGCTCAGCCAGCTCGGAGAGGTGACCGACATCCTGCAGCGGCAGAACGACAATCTCGCCAAGAGCCTCGAGCTCGCCGCGCCGTACTTCCGCGTGGTGAACAACTCGCTCGGCAACGGACGCTGGGTGGACGGCTATCTGTGCGGGCTCATCCCGGAGAACCGGGATCCCTGCACCCCGCCGATCCCGGGAGGTGGCCGGTGA
- a CDS encoding LLM class flavin-dependent oxidoreductase, producing MTSLPDIPLSVLDLSPVVAGGGVADALRNTLDLARRTEALGYHRYWLAEHHNMPGIASSATAVMIGQVAAATERIRVGSGGVMLPNHAPLVVAEQFGTLEAFHPGRIDLGIGRAPGTDQRTALALRGPGGLTAENFPQQFAELLAYFEHSDQRAVNAVTAEGNKPPVWLLGSSGFSARMAGELGLPFSFAHHFSAENTLPAVALYRDSFKPSDVLDEPYVMLGVSVVAAETDERAQYLAAPSGLTFLSLRKGRPIPLPTPEEAAAYPYTDIERVFIEDRAASSIIGSPETVHKGLETLLADTGANELMITTMVHDQADRVRSYELVSELAR from the coding sequence GTGACCTCCTTGCCTGACATCCCGCTGTCCGTGCTCGACCTCTCGCCCGTCGTGGCCGGAGGCGGTGTCGCGGACGCGCTGCGCAACACCCTCGACCTCGCGCGCCGGACCGAAGCCCTCGGCTATCACCGGTACTGGCTCGCCGAGCACCACAACATGCCCGGTATCGCGAGCTCCGCGACCGCCGTGATGATCGGCCAGGTCGCGGCCGCCACCGAACGCATCCGGGTCGGCTCCGGCGGGGTCATGCTGCCGAACCACGCGCCGCTGGTGGTGGCCGAGCAGTTCGGCACCCTGGAGGCGTTCCACCCCGGCCGGATCGACCTCGGCATCGGGCGCGCCCCGGGCACCGACCAGCGGACCGCGCTGGCGCTGCGCGGCCCCGGCGGACTCACGGCGGAGAACTTCCCTCAGCAGTTCGCGGAACTGCTGGCCTACTTCGAGCACTCCGACCAGCGCGCCGTCAACGCCGTGACCGCCGAGGGCAACAAGCCGCCGGTGTGGCTGCTCGGGTCGAGCGGCTTCAGCGCGCGGATGGCGGGCGAACTGGGCCTGCCGTTCTCGTTCGCGCACCACTTCAGCGCCGAGAACACGCTCCCTGCCGTGGCGCTCTACCGCGACTCGTTCAAACCGTCGGACGTCCTCGACGAGCCGTACGTGATGCTCGGCGTCTCCGTGGTGGCCGCCGAGACCGACGAGCGCGCCCAGTACCTCGCCGCCCCCAGCGGCCTGACGTTCCTCAGCCTGCGCAAGGGCCGCCCCATCCCGCTGCCGACGCCGGAAGAGGCCGCGGCCTACCCGTACACCGACATCGAGCGCGTGTTCATCGAGGACCGGGCCGCGAGCAGCATCATCGGCTCGCCCGAGACGGTCCACAAGGGACTCGAGACCCTGCTGGCCGACACGGGCGCGAACGAGCTGATGATCACGACCATGGTGCACGACCAGGCGGACCGGGTGCGGTCGTACGAGCTGGTCTCCGAACTGGCGCGCTGA